One part of the Rutidosis leptorrhynchoides isolate AG116_Rl617_1_P2 chromosome 1, CSIRO_AGI_Rlap_v1, whole genome shotgun sequence genome encodes these proteins:
- the LOC139884279 gene encoding uncharacterized protein isoform X2 — MTILLSVKKRIEIPNSLFMSQSLEDVTLIGPTRYYAQPEIKSSLDLPSLTTLHLENVILNHENPGEYGGIFSKCLNLKNLTLSNCNINDHTPFISYPEFSKLTPEKGLYSFANVVVPHLKNLTVVDCRGPIKIYAPELSSLMYQVPYYDTFFANGLSCLEKVDFYMCPFEEDDAPIMKILEQFHTVKYLTLGLEVVELLDLYVDMLSNLPSPFANLTSLKIYPWKKEGKKKLMVHRQVKNFLLGASSNATVSIYSRKVKALKDATSAQ, encoded by the exons ATGACTATTTTATTGTCGGTCAAAAAGCGTATCGAAATACCTAATTCTCTTTTTATGTCCCAATCTCTCGAAGATGTCACTTTAATTGGACCTACCAGATATTATGCTCAACCTGAAATCAAATCATCTTTAGACCTACCATCATTAACAACATTGCATCTTGAAAATGTCATTCTCAATCACGAAAATCCTGGCGAGTATGGTGGTATTTTCTCTAAGTGTTTAAACTTGAAGAATCTTACCTTATCAAACTGCAACATAAACGATCATACTCCTTTCATTTCCTATCCTGAATTTTCTAAACTCACCCCTGAGAAAGGATTGTACTCTTTTGCTAATGTGGTTGTACCTCATTTAAAGAATCTTACTGTTGTAGACTGCCGTGGTCCAATTAAGATTTATGCACCCGAATTGTCTTCATTGATGTATCAAGTTCCATATTATGATACCTTTTTTGCAAATGGTTTGTCTTGTTTGGAGAAAGTGGATTTCTACATGTGTCCATTTGAGGAAGATGATGCTCCAATTATGAAGATTCTTGAACAGTTTCACACTGTCAAATATCTCACTCTTGGATTGGAAGTCGTAGAG CTACTTGATTTATATGTGGACATGCTTTCAAATCTACCTTCTCCATTTGCTAATTTAACAAGTCTTAAGATTTATCCATGGAAAAAGGAAGGAAAAAAGAAATTAATGGTCCATAGACAAGTAAAAAACTTTCTTCTAGGTGCTTCTTCAAATGCTACCGTCTCAATATACTCACGCAAG GTGAAAGCATTGAAGGATGCCACATCAGCGCAATGA
- the LOC139847468 gene encoding putative F-box/FBD/LRR-repeat protein At3g56780, with product MDRISSLSDDLIIKILSYNQTKQAIRTCILSSRWKNIWRSIPILKLTSDDLTSLTKFHQFTRLFSSRNTDIELSSIKLTVGGFNQTLIRRVISYALSYNHQKMTIFWSVEMRTEIPNSLFMSQSLEDLTLIGPARYYAQPEINSILDLPSLTTLHLENVILNHGNPGEYGGIFSKCLNLKNLTLSNCSINDHTPSISHPELSKLTPEKGLYSYANVVVPHLKNLNALDCNGRIKIYAPRLSTILH from the coding sequence ATGGATAGAATAAGCAGCTTATCAGACGATCTCATCATCAAAATCCTTTCTTATAACCAAACCAAACAAGCTATTAGAACTTGTATTCTTTCATCAAGATGGAAGAATATTTGGAGGTCAATTCCAATTCTTAAATTAACTAGTGATGATTTAACTTCATTAACCAAATTCCACCAATTCACCAGACTTTTCTCTTCGCGCAATACTGATATAGAGTTGTCATCTATTAAACTTACTGTTGGTGGATTCAACCAAACGTTAATCCGGAGAGTTATCAGTTATGCGCTTTCCTACAATCACCAAAAGATGACTATTTTTTGGTCAGTCGAAATGCGTACCGAAATACCTAATTCTCTTTTCATGTCCCAGTCTCTTGAAGATCTCACTTTAATTGGACCTGCTAGATATTATGCTCAGCCTGAAATCAATTCAATTCTGGACCTGCCATCATTAACAACATTGCATCTTGAAAACGTCATTCTCAATCACGGAAATCCTGGCGAGTATGGTGGTATTTTCTCTAAGTGTCTAAACTTAAAGAATCTTACCTTATCTAATTGCAGCATAAACGATCATACTCCTTCTATTTCCCATCCTGAACTTTCTAAACTCACCCCTGAAAAAGGATTGTACTCTTATGCTAATGTGGTTGTACCTCACCTAAAGAACCTCAATGCTCTTGACTGTAATGGTCGTATTAAAATTTATGCCCCAAGATTGTCTACTATTCTACATTAA
- the LOC139884279 gene encoding uncharacterized protein isoform X1: protein MTILLSVKKRIEIPNSLFMSQSLEDVTLIGPTRYYAQPEIKSSLDLPSLTTLHLENVILNHENPGEYGGIFSKCLNLKNLTLSNCNINDHTPFISYPEFSKLTPEKGLYSFANVVVPHLKNLTVVDCRGPIKIYAPELSSLMYQVPYYDTFFANGLSCLEKVDFYMCPFEEDDAPIMKILEQFHTVKYLTLGLEVVELLDLYVDMLSNLPSPFANLTSLKIYPWKKEGKKKLMVHRQVKNFLLGASSNATVSIYSRKQVKALKDATSAQ, encoded by the exons ATGACTATTTTATTGTCGGTCAAAAAGCGTATCGAAATACCTAATTCTCTTTTTATGTCCCAATCTCTCGAAGATGTCACTTTAATTGGACCTACCAGATATTATGCTCAACCTGAAATCAAATCATCTTTAGACCTACCATCATTAACAACATTGCATCTTGAAAATGTCATTCTCAATCACGAAAATCCTGGCGAGTATGGTGGTATTTTCTCTAAGTGTTTAAACTTGAAGAATCTTACCTTATCAAACTGCAACATAAACGATCATACTCCTTTCATTTCCTATCCTGAATTTTCTAAACTCACCCCTGAGAAAGGATTGTACTCTTTTGCTAATGTGGTTGTACCTCATTTAAAGAATCTTACTGTTGTAGACTGCCGTGGTCCAATTAAGATTTATGCACCCGAATTGTCTTCATTGATGTATCAAGTTCCATATTATGATACCTTTTTTGCAAATGGTTTGTCTTGTTTGGAGAAAGTGGATTTCTACATGTGTCCATTTGAGGAAGATGATGCTCCAATTATGAAGATTCTTGAACAGTTTCACACTGTCAAATATCTCACTCTTGGATTGGAAGTCGTAGAG CTACTTGATTTATATGTGGACATGCTTTCAAATCTACCTTCTCCATTTGCTAATTTAACAAGTCTTAAGATTTATCCATGGAAAAAGGAAGGAAAAAAGAAATTAATGGTCCATAGACAAGTAAAAAACTTTCTTCTAGGTGCTTCTTCAAATGCTACCGTCTCAATATACTCACGCAAG CAGGTGAAAGCATTGAAGGATGCCACATCAGCGCAATGA